The proteins below come from a single Fodinicola acaciae genomic window:
- the tsaB gene encoding tRNA (adenosine(37)-N6)-threonylcarbamoyltransferase complex dimerization subunit type 1 TsaB, whose translation MFALVLDTATPAVSAGIAEVTDATVAMVAEDQVVDGRRHGEALAVLIDGCLTKAGLTVGDLDAVVAGVGPGPFTGLRVGLVTAAAIADARDIPAYGVCSLDAIATDDDSLLVATDARRREVYWATYENGRRTNGPNVDKPVDINTTATTAAGAGAKLYDLGLPTTGPDYPVLKNLADRAADRIRDRAESEPLTPLYLRRPDTAEPGARKKVTR comes from the coding sequence GTGTTCGCGCTCGTACTCGACACCGCCACCCCGGCCGTGTCCGCCGGCATCGCCGAGGTCACCGACGCCACGGTGGCGATGGTCGCCGAGGACCAGGTCGTCGACGGCCGCCGCCACGGTGAGGCGCTGGCCGTCCTCATCGACGGCTGCCTGACCAAGGCCGGCCTCACCGTCGGTGACCTCGACGCGGTCGTCGCGGGCGTCGGACCGGGGCCGTTCACCGGCCTGAGAGTCGGCCTCGTCACGGCCGCCGCCATCGCTGACGCGAGAGACATCCCCGCGTACGGCGTCTGCTCGCTCGACGCGATCGCGACCGACGATGACAGCCTGCTGGTCGCGACCGACGCGCGTCGCCGGGAGGTTTACTGGGCCACGTACGAAAACGGCCGTCGCACCAACGGCCCCAACGTCGACAAACCGGTCGACATCAACACGACGGCGACGACGGCCGCCGGCGCCGGCGCCAAGCTGTACGACCTCGGCCTGCCGACGACCGGACCTGACTACCCGGTCCTCAAAAACCTCGCCGACAGAGCCGCCGACCGCATCCGTGACCGTGCCGAGAGCGAGCCGCTCACACCGCTCTACCTGCGCAGACCCGACACCGCCGAGCCCGGCGCGCGCAAGAAGGTGACCAGGTGA
- a CDS encoding class I SAM-dependent methyltransferase, whose translation MSLTVETLARLRTDAGAALLADAAARIDDDPVRTTAALRAAHSPELVAAALTTVRLRQRAATRLGPMADRMFFTPDGAEQVTRTAVAAHRAARFSGVQRIVDLCCGIGGDLLGFAAAGIAVDAIDADPLTAAVAAANASALGFDGLVSVRCTDALTVDLGGVPAAFCDPARRSGGRRTVDPESYLPPYSYVLELLARVSFAGAKVAPGLDHALIPAEVEAEWVSDRGVLVELSLYSRDLATTTRRATVLPAGASLTGDGEPAPVGPIGDWLYDPDPAVVRAHLVGELASSLGAAVVDPHIAYLTGPRVPTPFAKAYQIQDVVPFSLKKLRSALRTREIGRLTILKRGSAVDVEQLRRDLRLRGPNEAALALTRIAQRPVALICSALD comes from the coding sequence GTGAGCCTCACGGTCGAGACGCTGGCGCGGCTGCGTACGGACGCCGGTGCCGCGTTGCTGGCCGATGCCGCCGCGCGGATCGACGACGATCCGGTGCGTACGACCGCGGCTTTGCGCGCCGCCCACTCGCCGGAGTTGGTCGCCGCGGCGCTGACGACCGTACGGTTGCGGCAGCGGGCCGCGACCAGGCTCGGTCCGATGGCCGACCGGATGTTCTTCACGCCGGACGGCGCCGAACAGGTCACGCGTACGGCCGTGGCGGCGCATCGAGCTGCCAGGTTTTCCGGCGTACAAAGGATTGTCGACCTGTGCTGTGGCATCGGCGGCGACCTGCTCGGATTCGCCGCGGCCGGCATCGCGGTGGACGCCATCGACGCCGACCCGCTCACCGCCGCGGTCGCCGCCGCCAACGCGTCGGCGCTCGGATTCGACGGCCTGGTGTCGGTGCGCTGCACCGACGCGCTCACCGTCGATCTCGGCGGCGTCCCGGCGGCTTTCTGTGACCCGGCAAGGAGATCCGGCGGCCGGCGTACGGTCGATCCGGAGTCCTATCTGCCGCCGTATTCGTATGTGCTCGAGTTGCTGGCGAGAGTGTCCTTCGCCGGCGCGAAAGTGGCACCTGGTCTCGACCACGCGTTGATCCCGGCCGAGGTGGAGGCCGAATGGGTCTCCGACCGTGGCGTGCTGGTCGAGCTTTCGCTCTATTCCAGGGATCTCGCGACCACCACCCGCCGCGCGACCGTGCTGCCGGCAGGTGCGTCACTCACCGGCGACGGTGAGCCGGCGCCGGTGGGACCGATCGGAGATTGGCTCTATGACCCCGATCCGGCCGTCGTACGCGCACATCTGGTCGGCGAGCTGGCCAGCTCGCTCGGGGCCGCGGTGGTCGACCCACACATCGCCTATCTGACCGGTCCGCGGGTGCCGACCCCGTTCGCCAAGGCATACCAGATCCAGGACGTCGTGCCGTTCTCGTTGAAAAAGCTGCGTTCCGCGCTGCGTACGCGCGAGATCGGCCGGCTGACGATCCTGAAACGCGGCTCTGCCGTGGACGTGGAGCAGCTGCGCCGCGATCTGCGTTTGCGGGGACCAAACGAGGCGGCGCTGGCGCTGACCAGGATCGCGCAGCGGCCGGTGGCGTTGATCTGCTCAGCGCTCGACTGA
- the groL gene encoding chaperonin GroEL (60 kDa chaperone family; promotes refolding of misfolded polypeptides especially under stressful conditions; forms two stacked rings of heptamers to form a barrel-shaped 14mer; ends can be capped by GroES; misfolded proteins enter the barrel where they are refolded when GroES binds): MSKILRYSDDARSRLERGVNTLAGTVQVTLGPKGRNVVLEKKFGAPTIVNDGVTIAREVELTDPYQNLGAQLVKEVATKTNDVAGDGTTTATVLARAFVHSGLHNVTAGANPIALKRGIDLAAKKVSETLLERAVEVSGNASVAHVATISSGDQTIGELVAKAFEVVGKDGVITVEESSTLTTELEVTEGMQFDKGYISPHFVTDAEEGEAVLTDANVLLVSGKISAIADLLPILEKVAEAKKPLLIIAEDVEGEALATLTVNAIRKTLVTVAVKAPAFGDRRKAIMQDLAILTGGQVVSEDVGLKLSEVGTEVLGSVRRVTVTKDNTTIVDGGGSEQEVADRVAQIRSEIDATDSDWDREKLQERLAKLVGGVAVVKVGAATEVELGERKHRIEDAVAATRAALEEGIVPGGGSALVHAATVLDDSLGLTGDEATGVAVVRRGLSWPVRVIAENAGLNGAVVANKVSELPVGQGLNAATGEYVDLIGDGVVDPVKVTRNAVLNAASIAGLLLTTETLVVDKPEEPAPDAGGGHGHGHGH; this comes from the coding sequence ATGTCCAAGATCCTGCGTTATTCCGATGACGCGCGCTCTCGTCTGGAGCGTGGCGTCAACACTCTCGCCGGCACGGTGCAGGTCACGCTGGGGCCGAAGGGCCGCAACGTCGTGCTGGAGAAGAAGTTCGGCGCTCCGACCATCGTCAACGACGGCGTGACCATCGCGCGCGAGGTCGAGCTGACCGATCCGTACCAGAACCTCGGCGCCCAGCTGGTCAAGGAAGTCGCCACCAAGACCAACGACGTGGCCGGCGACGGCACCACGACGGCGACCGTGCTCGCACGCGCCTTCGTACACAGCGGTCTGCACAACGTGACCGCCGGTGCCAACCCGATCGCGCTCAAGCGCGGCATCGACCTGGCCGCCAAGAAGGTCTCCGAGACCCTGCTGGAGCGGGCCGTCGAGGTGTCCGGCAACGCGTCGGTCGCGCACGTCGCGACCATCTCGTCCGGTGACCAGACGATCGGCGAGCTGGTCGCCAAGGCCTTCGAGGTCGTCGGCAAGGACGGCGTGATCACCGTCGAGGAGTCTTCCACGCTCACCACCGAGCTGGAGGTCACCGAGGGGATGCAGTTCGACAAGGGCTACATCTCACCGCACTTCGTCACCGACGCCGAGGAGGGCGAAGCGGTCCTGACCGACGCCAACGTGCTGTTGGTGTCCGGCAAGATCTCCGCGATCGCCGACCTGCTGCCGATCCTGGAGAAGGTCGCCGAGGCGAAGAAGCCGCTGCTGATCATCGCCGAGGACGTGGAGGGAGAGGCGCTGGCCACCCTCACCGTCAACGCGATCCGCAAGACGCTGGTCACGGTGGCCGTCAAGGCGCCGGCGTTCGGCGACCGGCGGAAGGCGATCATGCAGGACCTGGCCATCCTGACCGGTGGACAGGTCGTCAGCGAGGACGTCGGCCTGAAGCTGTCCGAGGTCGGCACCGAGGTGCTGGGCTCGGTGCGGCGGGTCACCGTCACCAAGGACAACACCACGATCGTCGACGGCGGCGGCTCCGAGCAGGAGGTCGCCGACCGGGTCGCGCAGATCCGTTCCGAGATCGACGCGACCGACTCCGACTGGGACCGCGAGAAGCTGCAGGAGCGGCTGGCCAAGCTGGTCGGCGGCGTCGCGGTGGTCAAGGTCGGCGCGGCCACCGAGGTCGAGCTGGGTGAGCGCAAGCACCGCATCGAGGACGCCGTCGCGGCCACCCGCGCGGCCCTGGAGGAAGGCATCGTGCCTGGCGGCGGCTCCGCGCTCGTACACGCCGCGACCGTGCTCGACGACTCGCTGGGCCTGACCGGCGACGAGGCGACCGGTGTCGCGGTCGTCCGGCGGGGCCTGTCCTGGCCGGTCCGGGTGATCGCCGAGAACGCCGGCCTGAACGGAGCGGTGGTGGCCAACAAGGTCTCCGAGCTGCCGGTCGGCCAGGGCCTCAACGCGGCCACCGGCGAGTACGTCGACCTGATCGGCGACGGTGTCGTCGACCCGGTCAAGGTGACCCGCAACGCGGTGCTCAACGCCGCGTCCATCGCCGGCCTGCTGCTCACCACCGAGACACTGGTGGTGGACAAGCCGGAGGAGCCCGCGCCGGACGCGGGCGGTGGACACGGTCACGGTCACGGCCACTGA
- a CDS encoding alpha/beta fold hydrolase gives MSRVKNAGLIGGLVGVAAAGVAAGLAVERFAVGRVRRSGDDDPYAGEPFGLLPADTERIVQGQDGVELYVEIVQPDRNPAPPELTVVFVHGFCLDMGTWHFQRRGLAKLRDPRFRMVFYDQPGHGRSSHKPSGDYSIDELGGDLSALIGEVAPEGPLVLIGHSMGGMTIMALAEQNPELFQERVVGVGLIASSAGDLDSVALGMPAPLARTRKPLTPALTAALKVSPGIVDGIRRLGSDVAWLLTKRYAFTDFPAPPSLVTYAEKLIASTSSDIIAGYLRTLSEHDRYAALEVLDGIEILVVAAHDDLLTPVGHSEEMVRLLPGAEFVELESGGHLALMAQADVVNANIAAFLHRALRSANQPRTVPESVIREARSARAKKAKESGASERRRFLRVWRKEKSA, from the coding sequence GTGAGCCGCGTCAAGAACGCCGGCCTGATCGGCGGTCTGGTCGGTGTCGCCGCGGCCGGCGTGGCCGCCGGTCTGGCGGTGGAGCGGTTCGCGGTCGGCCGCGTACGCAGATCCGGCGACGACGACCCGTACGCCGGTGAGCCGTTCGGTCTGTTGCCGGCCGACACCGAGCGGATCGTACAAGGACAGGACGGGGTCGAGCTGTATGTCGAAATCGTGCAGCCGGACCGAAATCCGGCGCCGCCTGAGCTGACTGTCGTCTTCGTACACGGTTTCTGCCTCGACATGGGCACCTGGCATTTCCAGCGCCGCGGCCTGGCCAAGCTGCGCGACCCGCGGTTCCGGATGGTTTTCTATGACCAGCCGGGACATGGCCGCAGCAGCCACAAACCCTCCGGCGACTATTCGATCGACGAGCTCGGCGGCGATCTTTCCGCGCTGATCGGGGAGGTCGCGCCGGAGGGTCCGCTGGTCCTGATCGGACACTCGATGGGTGGCATGACGATCATGGCGCTCGCCGAGCAGAATCCGGAGCTTTTCCAGGAAAGAGTCGTCGGCGTCGGCCTGATCGCCTCCTCGGCCGGCGATCTGGACTCGGTCGCGCTTGGGATGCCGGCGCCGCTTGCGCGTACGCGTAAGCCGCTCACTCCGGCGCTGACCGCGGCGCTGAAGGTGTCGCCGGGGATCGTCGACGGCATCCGCCGGCTCGGCTCGGATGTGGCCTGGCTGCTGACGAAACGCTATGCGTTCACGGATTTCCCGGCGCCGCCTTCGCTGGTCACCTACGCCGAGAAGCTGATCGCTTCGACGTCCAGCGACATCATCGCCGGCTATCTGCGTACGCTCTCCGAGCACGACCGCTATGCCGCGCTGGAAGTGTTGGACGGCATCGAAATCCTGGTGGTCGCCGCGCACGACGACCTGCTCACGCCGGTCGGCCACAGCGAGGAGATGGTGCGGCTGCTGCCCGGCGCCGAGTTCGTCGAGCTGGAGTCCGGCGGACACCTGGCGCTGATGGCGCAGGCCGACGTGGTCAACGCCAACATCGCCGCGTTCCTGCACCGCGCGCTGCGGTCGGCCAACCAGCCGCGCACGGTGCCGGAGTCGGTCATCCGCGAGGCACGGTCGGCGCGGGCGAAGAAGGCGAAAGAGTCCGGGGCGAGCGAGCGCCGGCGGTTCCTCCGAGTGTGGCGTAAGGAAAAGTCCGCATGA
- the tsaD gene encoding tRNA (adenosine(37)-N6)-threonylcarbamoyltransferase complex transferase subunit TsaD, with protein MSEPLVLGIETSCDETGVGIVRGHTLLADAVASSVDSHARFGGVVPEVASRAHLEAMVPTVHRALETAKVRLSDVDAIAVTAGPGLAGALLVGVAAAKAYALAAGKPLYGVNHLAAHVAVDTLEHGPLPEPAMALLVSGGHSSLLEVDDLTGSVRTLGSTMDDAAGEAFDKVARLLGLPFPGGPHIDRQARDGDPAAIDFPRGLTGPRDLVDHPYDFSFSGLKTAVARWVEAKERAGESIPVADVAASFQEAVTDVLTRKAIAACTDRSIETLLIGGGVAANSRLRAMAEQRATKAGVRLRVPRPGLCTDNGAMVAALGSHLVSAGLPPSDLAIPATSSMSVDLVRV; from the coding sequence ATGAGCGAACCTTTGGTGCTGGGGATCGAAACCTCCTGCGACGAGACCGGTGTCGGCATCGTCCGCGGCCACACGCTGCTCGCCGACGCCGTCGCGTCCAGTGTGGACAGTCACGCCAGATTTGGCGGCGTCGTGCCGGAAGTCGCCAGCCGCGCCCACCTCGAGGCGATGGTGCCGACCGTACATCGCGCGCTGGAGACGGCAAAAGTACGACTGTCCGATGTGGACGCCATCGCGGTGACGGCCGGTCCCGGACTGGCCGGCGCGCTGCTCGTCGGTGTCGCGGCGGCGAAAGCGTACGCGCTGGCCGCCGGAAAGCCGCTCTACGGCGTCAACCACCTCGCCGCGCACGTCGCCGTCGACACACTCGAGCACGGGCCGCTGCCGGAGCCGGCGATGGCTTTGCTGGTCTCCGGCGGACATTCCTCGCTGCTGGAGGTCGACGACCTGACCGGCAGCGTACGCACGCTCGGCTCGACCATGGACGACGCCGCCGGCGAGGCCTTCGACAAGGTCGCCAGGCTGCTCGGCCTGCCGTTTCCCGGCGGTCCGCACATCGACCGCCAGGCCCGCGACGGCGACCCGGCGGCGATCGACTTCCCGCGCGGCCTGACCGGTCCGCGCGACCTGGTCGATCACCCGTACGATTTTTCCTTCTCCGGCCTCAAAACCGCGGTCGCGCGGTGGGTCGAGGCCAAGGAACGGGCCGGCGAGTCGATTCCGGTCGCCGACGTGGCCGCGTCGTTCCAGGAAGCCGTCACCGACGTACTCACCAGAAAAGCCATCGCCGCCTGCACCGACCGCAGCATCGAGACGTTGTTGATCGGCGGCGGCGTCGCGGCCAACTCGCGGCTGCGCGCGATGGCCGAGCAACGCGCGACCAAAGCCGGCGTCCGGTTGCGCGTACCAAGGCCGGGCCTTTGTACGGACAACGGCGCGATGGTCGCCGCGCTCGGCAGCCACCTGGTCTCGGCCGGCCTGCCGCCGTCCGACCTGGCGATCCCGGCCACCTCGTCGATGTCCGTCGACCTCGTTCGGGTCTGA
- the tsaE gene encoding tRNA (adenosine(37)-N6)-threonylcarbamoyltransferase complex ATPase subunit type 1 TsaE: MILPTAADTRAYGERLASLLRAGDLVVLTGPLGAGKTALTQGIAAGLGVRGPVTSPTFIMARVHPDGRVPLVHVDAYRLGGSDDLEGEIDALDLDVTAEDAVTVVEWGTAVAHRLAEDYLEVQITRTADSDDRTATLVPHGPTWPTRLTEIPATA, translated from the coding sequence ATGATCCTGCCTACCGCTGCTGACACGCGCGCGTACGGCGAGCGTCTCGCGTCGCTGCTGCGCGCCGGCGACCTAGTGGTGCTCACCGGCCCGCTCGGCGCCGGCAAGACCGCGCTGACCCAGGGGATCGCCGCCGGTCTCGGCGTCCGCGGCCCGGTCACCAGCCCCACCTTCATCATGGCCCGCGTGCACCCCGACGGCCGCGTGCCGCTGGTGCACGTCGACGCATACCGGCTGGGGGGCTCGGACGACCTGGAAGGCGAGATCGACGCGCTCGACCTCGACGTGACCGCCGAGGACGCGGTCACCGTGGTCGAATGGGGCACGGCGGTCGCCCACCGGCTGGCCGAGGACTACCTGGAGGTCCAGATCACCCGCACCGCGGACTCCGACGACCGCACAGCCACACTGGTGCCCCACGGCCCAACCTGGCCGACCCGACTGACCGAAATACCCGCTACAGCCTGA
- a CDS encoding antibiotic biosynthesis monooxygenase: protein MIVRMWEVNAYPEAYSELLSWMCEIAAPELERHPGCFGCEVLSSTDDRIVVISHWREEPFDPPTPPRHLVASGPNTYDFFSVER from the coding sequence ATGATCGTCCGGATGTGGGAGGTCAACGCCTATCCGGAGGCCTACAGCGAGCTGCTGTCCTGGATGTGCGAGATCGCCGCGCCGGAGCTGGAGCGCCATCCCGGCTGCTTCGGCTGCGAGGTGCTCTCGTCCACCGACGACCGCATCGTGGTGATCAGCCACTGGCGGGAGGAGCCGTTCGACCCGCCGACGCCGCCGCGGCATCTGGTCGCGTCCGGCCCGAACACATACGACTTCTTCTCAGTCGAGCGCTGA
- the groES gene encoding co-chaperone GroES: MTTATKVTIKPLEDRIVVQANEAETTTASGIVIPDTAKEKPQEGTVIAVGPGRFDDNGNRVPLDVAVGDVVIYSKYGGTEVKYGGEEYLVLSARDVLAVIEK; encoded by the coding sequence GTGACCACCGCGACCAAGGTGACGATCAAGCCGCTCGAGGACCGGATCGTGGTGCAGGCCAACGAGGCCGAGACCACGACCGCTTCCGGCATCGTCATTCCGGACACCGCCAAGGAGAAGCCGCAGGAGGGCACCGTCATCGCGGTCGGCCCCGGCCGCTTCGACGACAACGGCAACCGCGTCCCGCTCGACGTCGCCGTCGGCGATGTCGTCATCTACTCGAAGTACGGCGGCACCGAGGTGAAGTACGGCGGCGAGGAATACCTCGTCCTGTCGGCCCGCGACGTACTCGCGGTCATCGAGAAGTAG
- the alr gene encoding alanine racemase produces MSLQSEARVDLAAIRANVATVRGLTSADVMAVVKADGYGHGLVPAARAALAGGASWLGVATLDEALAVRAAGITAPVLAWLIAPKQPLREAIEADVELSVATDWLLEDVVAAAAQAGRTARVQLKVDTGLGRGGAGRAEWPELVATAAKHAAAGAVEITAIWSHFARADEPGDPSIVMQQENFGAALAIAKDRGVDPPIRHLANTAATLTLPEAHYDLVRVGIGMYGYSPIPGRTFGLRPAMTMRGSVAVVKRLPAGHGISYGHIYTTSRETTVALVPLGYGDGIPRQASNIAPLWIGGRRHTISGRVCMDQFVVDVGDLPVDVGDDAVLFGPGDDGEPTADDWAAALDTISYEIVTRVGARVPRTYVGEEIA; encoded by the coding sequence ATGTCGTTGCAGTCCGAGGCCCGGGTCGACCTGGCCGCCATCCGCGCCAACGTGGCCACGGTGCGCGGGCTGACCAGCGCCGACGTGATGGCGGTGGTGAAGGCCGACGGCTATGGCCACGGGCTCGTACCGGCCGCGCGGGCCGCCTTGGCCGGTGGTGCCAGCTGGCTCGGCGTGGCCACCCTCGACGAGGCGCTGGCCGTACGAGCGGCCGGGATCACCGCGCCGGTGCTGGCTTGGCTGATCGCGCCGAAGCAGCCGCTGCGCGAGGCCATCGAGGCCGATGTCGAGCTGTCGGTCGCCACCGACTGGCTGCTGGAGGACGTCGTCGCGGCGGCCGCCCAGGCTGGTCGTACGGCGCGCGTACAGCTCAAGGTCGACACCGGTCTCGGCCGCGGCGGCGCCGGTCGGGCCGAGTGGCCGGAACTGGTTGCCACGGCGGCCAAACACGCGGCGGCCGGTGCCGTCGAGATCACCGCGATCTGGAGCCATTTCGCGCGCGCCGACGAGCCTGGCGACCCGAGCATCGTCATGCAGCAGGAAAACTTCGGTGCCGCATTGGCCATCGCCAAGGATCGAGGTGTGGACCCGCCGATCCGCCACCTGGCCAACACGGCGGCGACGCTGACATTGCCGGAGGCGCACTATGACCTCGTACGCGTCGGCATCGGCATGTACGGCTATTCACCGATTCCGGGCCGGACTTTCGGGCTGCGGCCGGCGATGACGATGCGCGGGTCGGTGGCGGTGGTGAAGCGGCTGCCGGCCGGTCACGGCATTTCGTACGGGCACATCTACACGACCTCGCGTGAGACCACGGTGGCGTTGGTGCCGCTCGGCTATGGCGACGGAATTCCGCGCCAGGCAAGCAACATCGCGCCACTGTGGATCGGTGGCCGGCGGCACACCATTTCTGGTCGCGTCTGCATGGACCAGTTCGTGGTGGATGTCGGTGACCTGCCCGTCGACGTCGGCGACGACGCCGTGCTTTTCGGTCCTGGCGACGACGGTGAGCCGACCGCCGACGACTGGGCCGCCGCGCTGGACACCATCAGCTACGAGATCGTGACCCGGGTTGGCGCGCGGGTCCCCCGGACCTACGTCGGCGAGGAGATCGCGTGA
- a CDS encoding NAD(P)H-hydrate dehydratase has protein sequence MRYAYAVDQVRAAESALMAKLPDGALMQRAAAGLARRVAVLLKDGRGAVYGARVALMVGAGDNGGDALYAGARLARRGAKVEAVLVNPERAHAGGLAALKQAGGRVATVIPAGADLVVDGIVGIGAKGGLRPDAAELAAAAALTGAPIVAVDTPSGIDPTIGAVHGEAVRADVTVTFGCLKAGLMVGPGATRSGIVELVDLGIGPYLGAPAALIPDDADIAGWWPQPNPTDDKYTRGVIGVAAGSDTYPGAAVLAVGAALAGPTGMVRYAGSALEPVRAAYPEVVATATLRDAGRVQAWAVGSGLGTGEDAAAVLRQVLQSDLPVLIDADGLTVLAEHQDWVRTRKAPTLLTPHDREFARIFGPVGDDRLAAARRAAAALHCTVLLKGDRTIVADRDGTAYVNPTGTAALATAGSGDVLSGIAGALLAAGLPAAKAGVAGAYVHGLAGRLAAENGPVSAGSVRDAMRAAAGRLRP, from the coding sequence ATGCGATACGCGTACGCGGTGGATCAGGTGCGGGCGGCCGAGAGCGCGCTCATGGCGAAGCTGCCGGACGGCGCGCTCATGCAGCGCGCGGCGGCCGGGCTGGCGCGCAGGGTCGCGGTGCTGCTCAAGGACGGCAGGGGAGCGGTCTACGGCGCGCGCGTCGCGCTGATGGTCGGCGCCGGCGACAACGGCGGCGACGCGTTGTACGCCGGCGCGCGGCTTGCCAGGCGTGGAGCCAAAGTCGAGGCCGTACTGGTCAATCCCGAGCGCGCGCACGCGGGCGGCCTCGCGGCGTTGAAGCAGGCCGGTGGCCGGGTCGCCACGGTGATTCCGGCCGGCGCCGACCTGGTCGTCGACGGCATCGTCGGCATCGGCGCCAAAGGCGGCCTGCGGCCGGACGCCGCCGAGCTGGCCGCCGCGGCCGCGCTGACCGGAGCGCCGATCGTCGCGGTGGACACGCCGAGCGGCATCGACCCGACCATCGGCGCGGTGCACGGCGAGGCCGTACGCGCCGACGTGACGGTCACCTTCGGCTGTCTCAAGGCCGGCCTGATGGTCGGTCCCGGCGCCACCCGAAGCGGCATCGTCGAGCTGGTCGACCTCGGCATCGGCCCGTATCTGGGCGCGCCGGCGGCACTCATCCCCGACGACGCCGACATCGCTGGGTGGTGGCCGCAGCCGAATCCGACCGACGACAAATACACGCGCGGTGTCATCGGCGTCGCGGCCGGCTCGGACACCTATCCCGGTGCCGCTGTGCTCGCCGTCGGCGCCGCGCTGGCCGGTCCGACCGGCATGGTGCGTTACGCCGGCAGCGCGCTGGAGCCCGTACGTGCCGCCTATCCGGAGGTCGTCGCGACCGCCACGCTGCGCGACGCCGGCCGCGTCCAGGCCTGGGCCGTCGGCTCCGGCCTGGGGACCGGCGAGGACGCCGCCGCGGTGCTGCGCCAGGTGCTGCAGTCCGACCTGCCGGTGCTCATCGACGCCGACGGACTGACCGTGCTGGCCGAGCACCAGGACTGGGTGCGTACGCGCAAGGCGCCGACGCTGCTGACGCCGCACGACCGCGAGTTCGCGCGGATCTTCGGACCGGTCGGCGACGACCGGCTCGCCGCCGCCCGCCGCGCCGCGGCGGCCCTGCACTGCACGGTGCTGCTGAAAGGCGACCGTACGATCGTCGCCGACCGCGACGGCACCGCCTATGTGAACCCGACCGGTACGGCCGCGCTGGCGACCGCCGGCAGTGGGGACGTGCTGTCCGGCATCGCCGGAGCGCTGCTCGCGGCTGGCCTTCCGGCCGCCAAGGCTGGCGTGGCCGGCGCGTACGTCCACGGCCTGGCCGGCCGGCTGGCGGCCGAGAACGGGCCGGTCAGCGCCGGGTCCGTACGCGACGCGATGCGTGCGGCGGCGGGCCGGCTGCGTCCGTAG
- the rimI gene encoding ribosomal protein S18-alanine N-acetyltransferase — MSVQADLPAVIVERMRWWHIRPILVIEDDLFGAERWTAGMFWSELAHPDRYYRVALEADEVVGYAGLSNGPDSAWVHNIAVRRDRQGRGLGARLLDDLIAEAIRNNAPQIALEVAASNAVAQRLYAMRGFEPVGVRKAYYQPSGEDAIVMVREM, encoded by the coding sequence GTGAGCGTCCAGGCCGACCTGCCGGCGGTCATCGTGGAGCGGATGCGCTGGTGGCACATCCGGCCGATCCTGGTGATCGAGGACGACCTGTTCGGCGCCGAGCGCTGGACGGCCGGGATGTTCTGGTCCGAGCTCGCCCATCCGGACCGCTACTACCGCGTCGCACTTGAGGCCGACGAGGTCGTCGGATACGCCGGCCTGTCCAACGGCCCCGACTCGGCGTGGGTGCACAACATCGCCGTACGCCGCGACCGGCAGGGCCGCGGACTCGGCGCGCGGCTGCTGGACGACCTGATCGCGGAGGCGATCCGCAACAACGCGCCACAGATCGCGCTCGAGGTCGCGGCGAGCAACGCGGTCGCACAGCGGCTCTACGCGATGCGCGGCTTCGAGCCGGTCGGCGTACGCAAGGCCTACTACCAACCCAGCGGCGAGGACGCCATCGTGATGGTGCGGGAGATGTGA